Proteins co-encoded in one Cyprinus carpio isolate SPL01 chromosome B5, ASM1834038v1, whole genome shotgun sequence genomic window:
- the LOC122137397 gene encoding homeobox protein cut-like 1 yields MSALQRLITNDDDDDEGSRCQRGGDASHDIIRNILQQAKHQTQTPVMNDAPVQQEEEDYGTLEPSVQSLADFVQSIIQKVKCEINEDAESSVSPSSVSRSFQTLPADADQRAQGLKMETCQRPRSCPISSSSCELQSLHLDTFSITQRVKETLTVNNIGQRVFGEEVLGLTQSSVSELLSHPKPWTKLSLKGKENFIRMHLWLQDPQNIQKLNALKKSDHRARLKRALIRSDCDSQRWLDAGGQGFCDRWGRCEVMKRPRVVLSAQEREALIAVYQTEPYPSPHTIERLAAQLGLHTSTVSNWFYNYRSRIRRDGFSEPVQTRTFQNPAGSSPVSAGLVRIKQEPSDGEMEEDADLQRDEHNHISVVWSVKREEDEDLSEL; encoded by the exons ATGTCAGCGCTTCAGAGACTCATcacaaatgatgatgatgatgatgaaggcagCAGATGTCAGCGCGGTGGAGACGCATCACACGACATCATCAGGAACATCCTGCAGCAGGCCAAACACCAGACGCAGACGCCTGTGATGAACGACGCACCAGTCCAGCAGGAAGAGGAGGATTATGGGACACTGGAGCCCAGCGTTCAGTCCCTGGCTGATTTTGTCCAAAGCATCATCCAGAAGgtcaaatgtgaaataaatgaagaTGCTGAGTCCTCAGTTTCTCCGTCCTCCGTGAGCCGCTCGTTCCAGACGCTTCCAGCGGATGCGGATCAGAGAGCGCAGGGGTTAAAGATGGAGACGTGTCAGAGACCTCGCTCCTGtcccatcagcagcagcagctgtgagCTTCAGTCTCTGCATCTGGACACCTTCAGCATCACGCAGAGAGTCAAAGAAACTCTCACCGTCAACAACATAG GTCAGCGAGTGTTTGGTGAAGAGGTTCTGGGTTTAACACAAAGCTCTGTGTCTGAACTGCTGTCGCACCCCAAACCCTGGACTAAACTCAGTCTGAAGGGAAAGGAGAACTTCATTCGGATGCATCTGTGGCTCCAAGACCCCCAAAACATCCAGAAGCTCAATGCTTTGAAGAAGAGCGACCACagag CTCGTCTCAAGCGTGCTCTGATCAGATCAGACTGTGATTCTCAGAGGTGGTTGGATGCGGGAGGACAGGGGTTTTGTGATCGCTGGGGACGGTGTGAGGTGATGAAGAGGCCGCGTGTCGTCCTCAGCGCTCAGGAGAGAGAAGCACTGATAGCGGTGTATCAGACGGAGCCGTATCCGTCTCCACACACCATCGAGAGACTCGCAGCGCAGCTTGGCCTGCACACGAGCACTGTTAGCAACTGGTTCTACAACTACAG GTCTAGAATTAGACGAGATGGTTTTTCAGAACCAGTACAAACCAGAACATTTCAGAATCCAGCCGGTTCCAGTCCGGTTTCAGCCGGTTTAGTCCGAATCAAACAGGAGCCCAGTGACGGAGAGATGGAGGAGGACGCAGATCTGCAGAGAGATGAGCACAATCACATCTCTGTCGTCTGGAGCGTGAAGAGAGAGGAAGATGAAGATCTTTCTGAGCTGTGA
- the LOC109089235 gene encoding homeobox protein cut-like 2, protein MDLCVFTAASPTSADLETMVTMKDHHIQRLEQEVRRLQRLLQEVQERTANHVALLQQQLANKSQHIERLQAKLQSQQDYEKIKTELRTLRVLVQTTDEVSGFCPPSDVRSVSVVNDPVIQKEMFHHSAGKEEALNESSSFISGSPASSSSSLSIQSFIKEETGSGDDEQEFDTTRLAQQVKEALQRLNIGQRVFGHYVLGLSQGTVSDILARPKPWSKLTSRGREPFLRMKHFLSDEHSIRKLSDIQERLRGVFVPWVGPPDRSSDDDVIKNILDQSRLESQCSLISQISLLTQI, encoded by the exons ATG GATCTCTGTGTGTTTACTGCAGCGTCACCAAC CTCTGCTGATTTGGAGACGATGGTTACGATGAAAGATCATCACATTCAGCGTCTGGAACAGGAAGTGCGACGACTCCAGCGTCTGCTGCAGGAAGTCCAGGAGCGAACAGCCAATCACGTCGCTCTGCTGCAACAGCAACTGGCCAATAAATCACAGCACATAGAG AGACTTCAGGCCAAGCTACAGTCCCAGCAGGACTACGAGAAGATCAAGACCGAGCTCAG GACTCTTCGAGTGCTGGTGCAAACCACAGATGAAGTTTCA GGGTTTTGTCCTCCGTCAGATGTCAGGAGCGTCTCTGTTGTTAACG ATCCTGTGATccaaaaagaaatgtttcatcACTCTGCTGGGAAAGAAGAAGCCCTGAATGAATCTTCCTCTTTCATCTCTGGGTCACCagcatcatcttcatcatctctgAGCATCCAGAGCTTCATTAAAGAGGAGACAGGCTCTGGTGATGATGAGCAGGAGTTTGACACGACTCGATTAGCTCAGCAGGTCAAAGAGGCTCTTCAGCGGCTGAACATCGGCCAGCGGGTGTTCGGTCACTATGTGCTCGGTCTCTCTCAGGGAACCGTCAGCGACATACTGGCCCGACCCAAGCCCTGGAGCAAACTGACCAGCAGAGGAAGAGAACCCTTCCTGAGAATGAAGCACTTTCTGTCTGACGAACACAGCATCCGAAAACTCAGCGACATACAGGAGAGACTGAGAG GTGTCTTCGTCCCGTGGGTTGGTCCTCCAGACAGGAGCTCTGATGATGATGTGATCAAGAACATTCTGGATCAGAGCCGTCTGGAGAGTCAGTGCAGCCTTATATCTCAGATCTCACTTTTAACACAGatataa